AATATGTCACATAATCACCACTCGGCCCATCATCTAAGACAGCAATCTCTAACGAATCATCATAAGCATTAATATCAGTGACATAAAAGCAATCTGTTTCCGGTGTCACCATCGCCGCATATTCGCACAGTTCATATGAAGTTCCATTCACGGTAAGGATACAGGAATACCCTGCATAATCGCCACTCTCTTTCACATCATAACGTATTTCTTCTTCCCTGCCGTCTCCATCAATATCTTCCATAACTTTCTGTCCTGTTTTATACTCTTTCGGATATGGATGTTCGTCTGCATATGTTTTTTCTGCTTCCTGTATCACTTTCAGATTATCTTTCTCTGTCTGGCTTAACACAGACTCGTCAAATGCATCTGTCTCCGCCGTTTTTTCATACCAGGAACATGCATTAAAATAACTCTGCAGATATTCATTGGTAAAACCCCGTCCATGTCTTGCATAGATTTCATTGCGTGCTAACCATAAATCATTGTCCGACATATTGATAAGACTGTCTGTCGAAATTGTCTGTGTCATACTGACCGGAATGATATACTGGTCAGCATCTTTGTGCAGGTTCTGTGTATCAATGACCGCATTCTGTACTACCGTATCTGACTGCTGCATCATCCCTTGATATTCATTTAAAGTATCCTCATTTTCCACATCGCAGCTCACATCCGTAGGCCTCACAACCTCATATAACACTCCATCATCGGTATATCCTAAAATACTTACACCGGCAGCATCCGGATACCATTCCGTGTCTTTGGTAATTCCAAAAAGAAACCCCGTCCCACTTTCTTTCTCATAGGATTTTTTCTGAAAAACAGAAAAACCGGTATCATCTTTTAAAATTACATACTTATCTTCCCAGCTCTCCGGAAACTGCAGCGTGATCTCTTTCCAGATATATTTTTCTTCGGCTGCTTCCATTTTTTCAGACGCACTGCTGTCTATTTCGGATTCTGTTTCATCTGTATCTGAAATTCCTGCTGTTTTCTGCTCATTGCTGTTTATTTTATTTTGTGCAATATCTGGCTCACCACACCCTGCTGTAAAAAGCAAAAGTGCGGCTGTAAACAACCACACTTTATTTTTCATATAATTATGCACTCCTTTCTGTCAGTGCAAAAACTTTTTTATATCATCTGCCGTACTGTGAATTTTCTCTACCGCATTCTGAACCTGTTTTGCAACATCAAGGTTTTCTTCACTGAGTGTATGTACCTGTTCTGCACTCGCCGTAACTTCCTCAGTCGCTGCCGAAAGCTGCGAGCAGTTTACCACAATCTTATTGTTGGAATCTGAAAGTCCGCTTACCTTTTTATTGACCTCTTCAATATGGGCAACCAGCTCACCTATATTTTTATTAAGCAGATTAAATGTTTCTGACGCAGCAAGAATCTTTTCTTTCTGATCTTCCGTTGCCTGTACAGAACCTTCTACTGATACAACCACATCATTTGCATTTGCATTCAGTTCGTTTGTAATTCTCGTGATCTCTTCCGTCGAATTTTTTGTCTGTTCCGCAAGCTGTCTGATCTGCTCTGCTACAACCGCAAAACCTCTTCCGGCTTCTCCGGCACGTGCACTCTCAATAGATGCATTTAACGCCAGCAGGTTTGTCTGGCTTGAAATATTTAAGATCATACCTGCAATCTCTTCTACTTCTTTTGTCTTATCCTGAAGTTTGGTCATTGCCTCAGTAACATCATGATTTGTATTTGTGATCTGCTCTGCCTGATCTTTCAACTCATCCATCACACGCATATTTTCCTGAATGCTGTCATTTGAATTCATTGCGATATCCACCATCTGTTTTGATCGCTCACTTGTTTCCTCGATCGCATCCTGGATCGTTGCAGTCATGGTATTCTGTTCTTCGATGCTGTTTGCATTCATTCCGGAAGCCGTTGTAATCTCCTGCATACTGCCAGTTACAGAATTGGTCGTCTCGACCAGTTTTCCGATCAGGCTGCTGCTCTTAACTGATTCTTCCTGAACAGTTTTGGAAATCTCAAGCACTCCCTGTAAAATTTCATTCTGCTTTTTGTGTTCCTCATCTATGGATCCAAGTGCATCTGCGTTAAACAATAATGTGATCTTTCCAATTCTTGAAACCATAAATAAAACGCCAAGCACGCCGACCACAGAACATATTGTATCCACGTTCAATACAGTAATACCCTTTATTCCCTGAACAATCGTAACGATCACGTAGAGAATACTCACTCCCACACAGGTTCTTTTTAATCCACCTTCATCATAGTACGGAATCTGTAACGCAACTATAACGATCAGTACATACGTAATAAAATGTGCATCTGTCTGTACTCCGACTAACAGATACTCTAATCCCATCTCAAGCGTAGCAATCACTTTTAATTTTGCTGTTGCATGATCTTTATGATAAATAATCGTGTTCAAAACTGATGCGCCTATTATTAATACAGTATTCCCATATACTACTGCATTTACCAGATTCTGATTTGCCATGCGGAGCCACAGATACAGTAAAAACAATATTCCAAGAAATATGGTTGCACCTATATAGAACCGGTTCATCTTTTTGATCCGTTCCGCTTTATCATTATAAATATATTTCTTTTCTTCTTCCATATATTTTATCTCCCTGTACTTAAAATATGATCAATATTTTCTGCCATAACTTATCCGACCTGTCCGGATCTTAAGTTTAAGAATATTATGCTTCTTTTTTCTGTACAACCTCGCCCGGTTTCTTAAAAATTGAGTTTGCCGGGATCACTCCCCTGACACTTGAAAGCGGATATACATTTGTATGTCTGCCGATCACCGTTCCAGGATTTAATACAGAATTGCATCCAACTTCAACAAAATCTCCAAGCATTGCACCAAATTTCTTTAATCCGGTTTCAATTTTTTCATCACCATCTTTTACCACAACCAGTGTCTTATCTGATTTCACATTTGATGTGATTGATCCTGCACCCATGTGTGACTTATAACCCAGAATAGAATCACCAACATAATTGTAATGCGGCACCTGAACGGAATTGAAAATAATATCATTTTTCAGTTCTGTGGAATTGCCGACAACAGAACCCTTTCCTACGATCGCACTGCCGCGGACAAATGCGCAGTGACGGATTTCTGCATCCTCATCAATGATCAGCGGACCGTTTAAACATGCTGTCGGTGCCACTTTTGCACTCTTTGCAACCCAGATATCCTCGCCTCTTTTTTCAAACTTTTCCGGATCTAATGTTGGTCCAAGTTTTTTTATGAACTCACTGATCCCTTTTAAAGCCTCCCATGGATATGTAAACTGTTCTAAATATTCTTTTGCGATTGTTTCATCTAAATCATATAAATTGCTGATTTTTGCGTTTTCCATCTTTTCCTCCATCCCAGAATGTCTCTGTCACATGGATATGAATCCAGTGTGATCCTTGCATTTCTGTTTGCATACTGGTTCTATTGTAAAACGTTTTCACAGATCTGTCAAAATAATATTCGAACACTGCAAAAAAATCTCCGGACAGACAAGAATTTCTGTCTGCCGGAGATCGCTTACGGCATAAACTCATCTAAAAAATTGCTTCCTGCGATCCATTCCTGCTCTTCTTCCTCCTGGAACGCCGCAGCCTCATTTGCCATAGCGGCATAGAAATCATCTGCACCATCCGGTTCAGAGTCCGTCCGTTGTGACTGCTGTGTCTCTGTGCCACCCTGTTCTGCCTGCTGCATCTGCTGTGCCCCATTCTCCTGCACAGCCGTCTGCACTTCTGACTGCCCCTCTGTCTCCTGTTTTTGCAGAGACTGGCTTCCCGGATTGTCAAAATCAAAGCTGATCCGCTCGTCCTCATATTTTAAGCAGGCATCAAATACATTTCCTGCTTTTGAGGTAAATCCGGTCACTTTTTCCTTTGTCTTTCCGGTTTCCAACAGTTCTTTCATGATTTCTTCCGAAAGCTGCACTTTCGCGACCGTATGCCCTAACCGGAAACCACAGTCACACTCATAGTACCACTGGCTTTTCTTTAAGAGTTCCCCACATTTCGGACACTTTACCGTCGTCTCGACCGGCTTTGGTTTCTCCGGGAAATCAAAGGTGATCTGACCTTCTTTCGTCAGTTTTAACGGCGCATCAAATTTCATTCCGGTCTTTGCGATAAATCCTTCGATCACACCGGTCTTTCCATTGGTTAAAAGTTCTTTGACCTGTGCTTCTTTTAATTTTACTCCTGCGATCTGTCCAACCGAAAAACGACAGCTTTCCGGATCATCTTTTTTATAATTTGCGCAGCCATAGCCGAACGGCGTTTTCACCATATCACCGCCGCAGACCGGGCATTTCACATCTTTTAATTTGGGGGCTTCCACATCCGAGAAATCGTATTTTAGTCCGATTACCTTGCCGGATTCGTCTTTTTTTAAAGCAATCCTTGCATCAAACTTCTTTCCTGTCTTTGACTTAAAACCGCGAATCGTTGCTGTCCGGCCTTCTGTCAGAAGCTGTTTCACCTGTGCCTCATTTAACGTTTTTTCTCCCATCTTTCCAATGGAAAAACGGCAGCTTTCCGGGTCATCTTTTTTATAATTCGCACATCCGTAGCCAAACGCTGTCTGTACGATATCACCACCGCAGAGCGGGCAGACTACATCTTTTATCTTCTTTGCCTCCACATGGTCAAAGTCAAATTTTAAATACTTCCGACCGGTTTCATCCGTCTCTAACGCCACACAGGCATCAAATTTTTTCCCGGTCTTCGACTTAAAACCGCGGATTGTCTCCGTTCTGCCGTCGGTCAGAAGTGCTTTCACCTGAGTCTCTGTCAGGTCACGTCCCGCAAGTGTACCGATGGCAAAGCGGCAGCTCTGCGGATTTTGCTGGTCGTAATTCATACAGCCATAACCAAATGATGTTTTCTGGATCTGTCCGCCGCACATCGGGCAGACTACATCTTCTAATATCTCTGCCTCATTCTTTGAAAAATCAAATTCGACTGTTTTTCTGCCATCCTCTCCTGTTTTCAAAAGCAATGCCGCCGAAAACTTCTTTTTATTTTTTGCGGTAAACCCTTTTAAGACCTCCGTCTCTCCTTTTTGCAGCAGATCAGTCAGGTCATCCACACTAAGGGATTTTCCCGCGATTTTTCCAATGGAGAAATAACAGCTTTCCGGATCTTCACGGTGTTTCACACAACTGTAACCAAAAGAAGTGATTTCCATATCAGAACCGCAGACCGGACATTTCACCCCTTCTAATATTTCAGGTTCATTTTTGGAAAAGTCAAAATTGACTGATGCTTTTCCATTCTCATCTTTTTCAAGTACCAATGCAGCAGAAAAGCGTTTTCTGGACTTTGATATAAAGCCGGACAATACCTCTGTGTGCCCTTTGGTCAGAAGCTCCACCACTTCGTCTTCCTCTAAGTCTCTTCCTGCTATGGTTCCGATGGCAAACTTGCATCCGCTTCCATCTTTTTTATAATTACCGCATCCATAACCGAATGGTGTCGTTTCCATATCCCCGCCGCAGACCGGACAGACCGCCTCTATTTTTTTCTTTGCGGCAAGTCCTCTTCCGCCTTTTCCGACAAACGGATGGATCCTCGCCGCAAGATTGCCGGTCAGGTCATGTTCGATCATGGAAACCGTTTCTTTGCGGATAAAATCCTCCAGTTTACTGCGGTAATCTTCCATGATGACCGTTCCACGCGTGATGCCGTCGAGTCCTTTTTCCCAGGAAGCCGTCATCTTCGGATTTAAGAGTGCCGGCACGGTCATGCTCACTACCTCAAACACCATCTCTCCGATCGCTTCCGGGCTTAGCACCTGCGTCTTTTTGTTCAGGTTCAGATACCCGATACGCACCAGTTTGCGGATAATCTCAGCTCTCGTCGCAGAAGTTCCGATTCCGGAGCCTTTGATCTGTTCCCTTAATTCTTCCTCCTCAATGAGCTGTCCGGCATTTTCCATCGCAAGCACCATCGAACCGGAGGTATAGCGTTTCGGCGGTGCGGTCTTTCCCTCTTTGATCTCATAACCGTCCACCTTCAGGGGATCACCGGTCTGTAACTGCCCTGCCAGTTTTAAGAGTCCCGCACTTTCTTCTTCCTTATTTTCATCATTTCCCGGTCTTCCCATGATTTCAAGAAATCCCGGATTTTTCAGCGCCTTTGCAGATGCAAAAAGCTGTTCTGCCCCCACCTGTACCACCAGTTTGGTCGTTTCATACTCAGCCGCCGGATAAAAGATACTTAAGAAGCGGCGCACGATCAGGTCATACACTCTTCTCTGTAAATCGCTTAACGAACCAAGTTCCGTGAGCTGTCCGGT
The Roseburia rectibacter DNA segment above includes these coding regions:
- a CDS encoding YARHG domain-containing protein yields the protein MKNKVWLFTAALLLFTAGCGEPDIAQNKINSNEQKTAGISDTDETESEIDSSASEKMEAAEEKYIWKEITLQFPESWEDKYVILKDDTGFSVFQKKSYEKESGTGFLFGITKDTEWYPDAAGVSILGYTDDGVLYEVVRPTDVSCDVENEDTLNEYQGMMQQSDTVVQNAVIDTQNLHKDADQYIIPVSMTQTISTDSLINMSDNDLWLARNEIYARHGRGFTNEYLQSYFNACSWYEKTAETDAFDESVLSQTEKDNLKVIQEAEKTYADEHPYPKEYKTGQKVMEDIDGDGREEEIRYDVKESGDYAGYSCILTVNGTSYELCEYAAMVTPETDCFYVTDINAYDDSLEIAVLDDGPSGDYVTYFYRYDGNTLEFAGEVTGFPFKEKNGGINGFTGQSGIYGTIRTDILETAYLNGYWWYDSDAGKLEYMDTGMHRYQYFTPHRLYVDLPLWEAMDQTSDQVTVSSGQDVFFISSDAKEWIYVRAKDGTKGYIHVDGENISNAGRLGSEVFSELNYFD
- a CDS encoding methyl-accepting chemotaxis protein gives rise to the protein MEEEKKYIYNDKAERIKKMNRFYIGATIFLGILFLLYLWLRMANQNLVNAVVYGNTVLIIGASVLNTIIYHKDHATAKLKVIATLEMGLEYLLVGVQTDAHFITYVLIVIVALQIPYYDEGGLKRTCVGVSILYVIVTIVQGIKGITVLNVDTICSVVGVLGVLFMVSRIGKITLLFNADALGSIDEEHKKQNEILQGVLEISKTVQEESVKSSSLIGKLVETTNSVTGSMQEITTASGMNANSIEEQNTMTATIQDAIEETSERSKQMVDIAMNSNDSIQENMRVMDELKDQAEQITNTNHDVTEAMTKLQDKTKEVEEIAGMILNISSQTNLLALNASIESARAGEAGRGFAVVAEQIRQLAEQTKNSTEEITRITNELNANANDVVVSVEGSVQATEDQKEKILAASETFNLLNKNIGELVAHIEEVNKKVSGLSDSNNKIVVNCSQLSAATEEVTASAEQVHTLSEENLDVAKQVQNAVEKIHSTADDIKKFLH
- a CDS encoding LbetaH domain-containing protein, which codes for MENAKISNLYDLDETIAKEYLEQFTYPWEALKGISEFIKKLGPTLDPEKFEKRGEDIWVAKSAKVAPTACLNGPLIIDEDAEIRHCAFVRGSAIVGKGSVVGNSTELKNDIIFNSVQVPHYNYVGDSILGYKSHMGAGSITSNVKSDKTLVVVKDGDEKIETGLKKFGAMLGDFVEVGCNSVLNPGTVIGRHTNVYPLSSVRGVIPANSIFKKPGEVVQKKEA
- a CDS encoding DNA topoisomerase III gives rise to the protein MAKSLIITEKPSVAQEFARILGVSGRNDGYIENDKYVITWCVGHLVEMVYPEAYDEKYKRWRLEDLPFLPEEYKYNVIPDVSKQYDTVHRMLFREDIETVYWAGDAGKEGQTIEENIRRFGGVRPGMKELRVWIDSQTEEEILRGIREAKPMAEYDNLAKSGIMRTIEDYAMGINFSRAMSVKYGKLLNDAAATKSYTAIAVGRVMTCVLGMVVIREREIRNFAETPFYRVVGGFLPEGAETEETVTAEWKAVNGSKYFESPLLYKENGFKKRESAENLIGELDGKQAVVKSLERGTSRKKAPLLFNLAELQAECSKRYKISPDETLQVAQDLYEKKLTTYPRTDARVLSTAVAKEIGKNLNRLKTYEPTKTYTERILKEGTYRNIARTQYTDDSKITDHYAIIPTGQLTELGSLSDLQRRVYDLIVRRFLSIFYPAAEYETTKLVVQVGAEQLFASAKALKNPGFLEIMGRPGNDENKEEESAGLLKLAGQLQTGDPLKVDGYEIKEGKTAPPKRYTSGSMVLAMENAGQLIEEEELREQIKGSGIGTSATRAEIIRKLVRIGYLNLNKKTQVLSPEAIGEMVFEVVSMTVPALLNPKMTASWEKGLDGITRGTVIMEDYRSKLEDFIRKETVSMIEHDLTGNLAARIHPFVGKGGRGLAAKKKIEAVCPVCGGDMETTPFGYGCGNYKKDGSGCKFAIGTIAGRDLEEDEVVELLTKGHTEVLSGFISKSRKRFSAALVLEKDENGKASVNFDFSKNEPEILEGVKCPVCGSDMEITSFGYSCVKHREDPESCYFSIGKIAGKSLSVDDLTDLLQKGETEVLKGFTAKNKKKFSAALLLKTGEDGRKTVEFDFSKNEAEILEDVVCPMCGGQIQKTSFGYGCMNYDQQNPQSCRFAIGTLAGRDLTETQVKALLTDGRTETIRGFKSKTGKKFDACVALETDETGRKYLKFDFDHVEAKKIKDVVCPLCGGDIVQTAFGYGCANYKKDDPESCRFSIGKMGEKTLNEAQVKQLLTEGRTATIRGFKSKTGKKFDARIALKKDESGKVIGLKYDFSDVEAPKLKDVKCPVCGGDMVKTPFGYGCANYKKDDPESCRFSVGQIAGVKLKEAQVKELLTNGKTGVIEGFIAKTGMKFDAPLKLTKEGQITFDFPEKPKPVETTVKCPKCGELLKKSQWYYECDCGFRLGHTVAKVQLSEEIMKELLETGKTKEKVTGFTSKAGNVFDACLKYEDERISFDFDNPGSQSLQKQETEGQSEVQTAVQENGAQQMQQAEQGGTETQQSQRTDSEPDGADDFYAAMANEAAAFQEEEEQEWIAGSNFLDEFMP